The Coprothermobacter sp. genome has a segment encoding these proteins:
- a CDS encoding single-stranded DNA-binding protein, which produces MNDLNQVVLTGRITRDPDIRYTPSGKKTARVSIVVNRSWNASKDPSVRDWKEEAFFVDVNAWTFVADKIEKSAEKGLRVLVTGRLSIRDYTANDGTKKRATEIVATTFEVIGVPQNRQSTGEPGEAPGEDDLLKDFEVPEGSLQQGSGSEDHDVPFN; this is translated from the coding sequence ATGAACGACCTCAACCAGGTTGTCCTCACAGGCAGGATTACCAGGGATCCGGACATCCGGTACACGCCGTCGGGCAAGAAGACGGCTCGTGTTTCAATTGTTGTGAACCGGAGCTGGAACGCGTCCAAAGACCCGTCTGTCCGTGACTGGAAGGAAGAAGCCTTCTTCGTTGACGTCAACGCATGGACCTTCGTCGCCGACAAGATCGAGAAGTCAGCTGAGAAGGGCCTGCGCGTTCTCGTGACAGGACGCCTGTCCATTAGAGACTACACCGCCAACGATGGAACCAAGAAGCGTGCCACCGAGATCGTGGCCACGACATTCGAGGTCATCGGTGTTCCGCAGAACCGTCAGAGTACTGGTGAGCCCGGTGAAGCCCCCGGCGAAGATGATCTTCTCAAGGACTTTGAAGTCCCCGAGGGATCGCTGCAGCAGGGCTCCGGCTCTGAAGACCACGACGTGCCATTCAACTGA
- the rpsR gene encoding 30S ribosomal protein S18 produces the protein MPNAPFKKPSKTGKKKSFFFRARKKFCPFCADKTDDIDYKDASRLRRFVSDKGKILPRRATGVCAKHQRALAGAVKRARVMALLPFVNR, from the coding sequence ATGCCAAATGCACCATTCAAGAAACCGAGCAAGACCGGCAAGAAGAAGTCGTTTTTCTTTCGCGCGCGTAAGAAGTTCTGCCCATTCTGTGCAGACAAGACTGATGATATCGACTACAAGGATGCTTCACGGCTGCGCCGTTTTGTGAGCGACAAGGGCAAGATCCTTCCTCGCCGGGCGACAGGCGTGTGTGCCAAGCACCAGCGTGCCCTTGCGGGCGCCGTCAAGAGAGCTCGCGTCATGGCTCTCCTGCCATTCGTGAATCGTTAG
- the rplI gene encoding 50S ribosomal protein L9, with amino-acid sequence MDRKVILLADVKGVGHKNDVVSVSVGYAANYLLPQRLAVDATPERVATLSKHKMAVSQEKDVVLARAQDLAAKLTGQSVTVRAKATPQGRLYGAITPDEIAAAIGSQLGVAVEKRTVSTDEPIKALGVYAIALKLSPQVTALVSVTVTEAV; translated from the coding sequence ATGGACAGGAAGGTAATTCTGCTCGCCGACGTCAAGGGCGTTGGCCACAAGAATGACGTGGTCAGCGTTTCTGTGGGCTATGCTGCCAATTACCTCCTTCCCCAGCGTCTGGCCGTCGACGCAACACCCGAGAGAGTTGCCACCCTCAGCAAACACAAGATGGCAGTGTCTCAGGAAAAGGATGTTGTGCTTGCGCGGGCCCAGGACTTGGCGGCGAAACTCACAGGTCAGTCGGTTACCGTTCGCGCCAAAGCGACGCCGCAGGGAAGACTGTATGGCGCCATCACTCCGGATGAAATCGCCGCGGCCATTGGCAGTCAACTCGGTGTCGCCGTGGAGAAGAGAACCGTGAGCACCGATGAACCCATTAAAGCACTTGGCGTGTATGCGATTGCCCTGAAGTTGAGTCCCCAGGTCACTGCCCTCGTCTCCGTCACCGTCACGGAAGCTGTCTGA